The Bacillota bacterium nucleotide sequence TTATCAATACCACTTACCTTGCTGCTGGAAGCAGAGCAGTACGAATCACCATCGCCATCATCAAGCAAAATGTTTGACCCTGCCCGAGATTCCTCGCGGCGCTATGCTTTTACCCTGGTGTTACCGTTTCTACATCATTGTTTTTTATGACTTTATGTTAGTGTTCCTGTCAAAGACCGCTTGCTCGGAATGACAGGGGGGGAGGTCGCCGCACTCCTTCCCCGGTATTGTGCCATTCCGCACGACTGTTTTTCCAGTACTGTCATTCTGAGGGAGCCCCGCTTTTCAGGGCGACCGAAGATTCCCCTCCTCGTACACCCCAACGTAGAGGCCGTTCTCCCGGGCAACATGGAAATAATGCAAAAGAGAAACCGCCGCGCAATTTCTTGCGCAGCGGTTCTGCCCCTCTTTTCTTTTCGGCAACTCGTTACACTGCCGCCGAAAAAAATTTACCCGTTTTCACTCCACCGGGAACCTGTCGATCAGGCCAACGGCATGCCTCAGCACCAGAATAACATCCCTGACCGTGAGGATATCATTGCCGCTGACCAGGGCAAGGGCCATCTGGATATCATTCAGTTCTTCTAGCCCGACGATACTCCGCAACATCAGTATGGCATCCAGCACATCCACTTCCCCGTCCCTGTATACATCACCGTAAAGGGCCGGTTCGCCGATGGTGAATCCTCCCACCAGAAGATCGGCAATCGAGGGGGTGGTATAAGCGGTGATCCTGGCCCATGCATGTTTGCCCGTTTCCGCTTCATTTTGAGGGGTTATATCCACGGCAATCCCGCTCTCCGAACATGCCACCCACTTTTCACCGTTCCACCAGAGAAGCGTCACTCTGTCCTCCATTACCCCTGCGGGCAGATCTTCATCGTCGTAGAAAAGCTTGAGGAACAGGCTGTCGATGTCGCCGGCTTCCAGGAAATCCGCCTCGTGATATACGTCAAAATACCCCCCTATTTCACCGATGGGAGGGACAGGAGCAGGGTTGGATCCATACTGCGCAAAGGTTATGCCTCCCTCACCTTTCTCCGCTTTCACCGACAGCAAACCTTCTATACCGGCAGAATCTCCCTCCTCCAGCCACAGCGTCTCGGTCACAAGCGTTTCGGTGGCTGGGGGTTCGCTCAGGAGCCAGGGGCTGACATCGAGGTTACCGGAACAAGTATCACCAAACTCAAAGAAAATACCCGCGCCCACGATCTCGCCGGGTAGTGAGAGATTTAAATTAAACGGCCCGTATGCATTGCCCCACCAGTTTTGCGTGGCATCGAGTGGGTCAGCGGACTCGTCGATCTCGCAGATCAATCCCGTCACATTGCCGACGATCGCGTTGTTGTTGATACTTACATCCACCTCATCTGCGTCCTCGTTGCCGACATAGATACCTGGGTTATCATAACGGTAATCACCGGGCTCACCCCAACGGTATCTATTGCATTCCATTGTTCCCAGCACCCTGTTGCCGGAGATGGTGCCGCTGACAGATACGGAACCTTCCAGATGAATGCCCACGGCGCGGTTGTCCGTGAGCGTGTTGCCGCTGATTTCGGCCGATACCACGGGGGTTACACCTGTCAAATCACCTTCCGTGTTTTCCCATTCCCGATCGTAGCAGAACCATCCGACCCTGATCGCCCCGCCGTAACATTCGCTGACGGTGTTATTGTTCACCTCGGCTTCGATCTCCTCGGAGGCGATGATGCGGATACCGCCGCCCTCGAAGTGAGTCAGATGATTGTCGCTGACCACGGCTTTAACCGTTTCGGTAGGTGGATAATCAAATTCGCTATATCCACCGTAATTGGCAAAGTGGCCGATGCGGATGCCCCCACCTTGGTACCAGGGGACTCCCCCGAACCTGTTGCCGGTAACTATGGCGTCGATCTCGTCCTTGGCGTAAACCCTGATCCCTCCGCCCAGGGAATAAGTATCAAGATCCATGACGTTGTCGGTGATCTCGGCGGTAACGTTCGTGGCCACAAGACCGCTATATTTTCCGCTCTGGCCCACCCTGATCAATCCGCCCACATCATACCCGGCGGTGATCTCGTTCCCGCTGATCTCGGCCTCGATTTCATCGCCGTTGACCCTTATAACGCCGCCGATTTCGACTTCATCGCCAGCTTTTCCGCAGTTGATCACATTGCCGCATACACGGGCCTTGACCTTCTCTGAAATATCGTTGTCATAGTCTTCCGAACCCTGACCGATGCGGATGACACCGCCGGCATTCAGTTCGTAATCCGTCAGCTGGAAATCGTTCTTCGTGACCGTCACATCAACCTCGCCGGAGGATTTGACGCGCAGAGAACCCCCCTCGTTATTGTAAATCCTGTTGCCCTCGATGGTGGCGGTTATATCGCCGGGGGAATCTGTGATGTCACCGCGCCACCAACCGAGACGGATACCGCCGCCTTCGTTCCCGGCAATGACGTTATCCCGGATATCGGCCGTGATTTTCGGAACCAGTCCGTCTTCCGCCAACTGGGCGCCGCCCAACTCTTCGCCGTAACAGACCATGCGGATGCCACCGCCTACAATTTCGGTGCAACAATTGTTACCATAGATGTAGTTGCCTCTGATATCGGCATCGATATTATTTTCGGCTGTCAGCAGAATGGCTCCGCAATCGTTGTATTCCAGATGACAGTTCAGCACCGTGATTTTCAGATCCTCCACATTTTCTGATAATATGCCCATACACCCTTCCGAAATGTTCATGCCTTCGATCCATACCGCGAGCGGTTCTTCCCCCTTATCCTCCCGCAAATCTCCGATCCATATGGTAGGGAGCTCTTCTTCGTCGGACGTAAAGTTTGTTTTTTTCCAGCCGTCCCCGATTATACTCACGGATTTGCCAATTTCCACATAATCCAAATATTCACCCGCCAGAACACGCACAACCCCTCCCTCATCGACTTCATCGACACCTTTCTGGATGGTCGCGTAGGGGTTTTCCGGAGTCCCGTCTCCCTCATCGTCATCCCCGTCCTCGGCGGATACATAGACATCGCCCTCAACCTGGCTCAGCGCAGGCATATCATCCTGCGCCCCGTCAGTCCCCAGGGAGAATACGGGAAGCGCCAGGAGGGAAAGGGCAAAGATTACCAGGATTGTAAGGCTCAACTTGCTCTTGTTTTTTTCAATTCCCATCTTCCAACAACTCCTTTTTTAGTCAATCATGCTCTTCTGTCCTGATGGACAATGATCGATATGAACCGAAAAAATATCTGCCCTCCCTCCCTTAAAATCCTGGAAATGAATCACCAAAAAAAATAACGATCCGATTCAATTCATTGTATGAATTAACCGCAATTTACCATTCTTCTTTGTTTTGCATTTTCCTTCCTCAAAAAAAAATAATTTTTCAGTTTTTAAGGGTTTTTTGATCCTGAAAATAAAACTTAACCATGGTCAGAAAAAATAGTGCCAACGGCACCCATGGGAGAACATATGAGACCCATTCAGCAGATTTCGATCGGAGACCTTCACCATGTTTTCAAAAAGGTTAAAAAAGCACCTCGAGGGGCTCAAGGGCATCTCCCTTGATTTTGAAGAGGGGGAATATGTCTCCTTGCTCGGGAAATCGGGTTCGGGTAAGTCCACCATGCTAAATATAATCGGCGGGTTGATGAAACCCACGCAGGGCACGGTATCGATCATGGGCACCGACATTACCGCCATTATCGCCCCGGGCAAAAACCGATGGCCGAATTCAGAGTTGGCAGGATAGGCCATGTCTTCGATTTGTCAGGAAAGAGAAAACAGGGACAGAAGAGCAAGCCTGCAGATTGCCGAGATATGGCCAGAAAAAATTTTACCATTCCTTCCAGTAAAAATTAAAATACGCCTTCCCGTTAATTCTATTTCTCAAAACACAAGAATACCCTGTATCATGGCATAATTTCACCCGGTGCCAATCATTTTCATGGCATAACCAGCCACCATCCGGGAACGGGTGATTGTCAACAGTATCAAAAAAGGGGTAACAGGTCATGCATGTGATGATTACCGGAGCAGCAAGCGGCATCGGAAAGGAACTTTGTTTCTGTTATGCAAAGGATAAAGGGACACAACTCTCCCTGGTGGATATTGACAGGAACGGTGCACTCAAGGTCATGGATCAACTGGGGGTACCTGCTCGTGTTTACAAGCTTGATCTGGCCGACATCGATGCCGTACCACCGGTCATTCGCCGCATTGAAGAAGAGCAAGGGCCCATTGATGTGGCTATCAACTGCGCCGGTATCATGTTTATCCAGACCATGTCGGCGACCGGGTGGGAGGAAGGCTTGCGGCTCATGACTATCGATCTTTTCAGTCCACTTCGTATCATCAACCTTCTGCTCCCGGGCATGATCGAGCGGAAAAAGGGCCACATCGTCAATATTTCCAGTATGGCCGGGGTGATCACCATTCATGGTTGTTGTTACTATGGGGCTGCCAAAGCGGGGCTCGCGTTTTCTTCGGAGATCCTGCGGGGGGAAGTCAAGCGCCATGGCGTTGGTGTTACCACTGTTTATCTGGGGCCGATCGACACCCCCCTGGAAATCCAGTGCCGGACCGAAGTTTACGGCAACATATGGTCCGATTCCATACCAAAGGGTTATCCGCAAAAAACCGCCCGGTTGATTCACCGGGCGGTAAAGAAGAACCGACCCAGGGTTTTCTATCCGTATACCTACAAATTCGTCAACCATTCCCAGCTTCTGTTCAACTGGCTTACGATGCGCCTGGGGCCGGATCCCAGGAAATGATCGTGACAGGAGTCGATCCAAATCGAAGGAAGTTTAAAAAATAAAAGATG carries:
- a CDS encoding ATP-binding cassette domain-containing protein; protein product: MFSKRLKKHLEGLKGISLDFEEGEYVSLLGKSGSGKSTMLNIIGGLMKPTQGTVSIMGTDITAIIAPGKNRWPNSELAG
- a CDS encoding SDR family NAD(P)-dependent oxidoreductase; amino-acid sequence: MHVMITGAASGIGKELCFCYAKDKGTQLSLVDIDRNGALKVMDQLGVPARVYKLDLADIDAVPPVIRRIEEEQGPIDVAINCAGIMFIQTMSATGWEEGLRLMTIDLFSPLRIINLLLPGMIERKKGHIVNISSMAGVITIHGCCYYGAAKAGLAFSSEILRGEVKRHGVGVTTVYLGPIDTPLEIQCRTEVYGNIWSDSIPKGYPQKTARLIHRAVKKNRPRVFYPYTYKFVNHSQLLFNWLTMRLGPDPRK